In Runella sp. SP2, the genomic window TTCTTTAGGTATTTAAAAATTTCAAAAAGCTATTTAAGAAAAAAATTAAGCTAGGATTGCGTCGATTTTAACCTTAGTCAAAGCTTGACGGTGACCGTTTTTCTTCTCGTATCCTTTACGGCGTTTCTTTCTGAAAACGATTACTTTCTCTCCCTTAAGGTGTTCTACGATTGTAGCCTTTACACTCGCACCGTTTACCGTCGGCGCGCCTACGCTGATGGCACCTGCATTGTCCACCAACAAAACTTTGTCAAATACGAGCGCAGCGTCCAAGTCACCAGCCAAACGGTTGGTAAAGATTTCTTGGCCCTCTTCTACTTTAAATTGCTGTCCCGCGATTTCTACGATTGCGTACATGATGATTATGATTAAAACAGTTTTTTCCAAAAATGGAGTGCAAAAATAATGGATTCCGTAGGATTTAGCAACTTCTGTTTGAAAAATATTAGGGAATTACTTGACATACAGGGCAAAAGTACGTAGCTCGCCCGCCTACTCGGGTCTGTGCAATGTCGGCATGGCCTTCGGGACAGCGTTTGTGTTGGTCGGGATGCTCAAACGGCGAGGCGTCCCACTCACGGGCATGAATCAAAAACGAGCGTGGAAAAAGTCCATAATTGGCCTCGTGCTCGATGGCGGTACGCAACACAAATCCAATCGCTGAGTGAATCCGTTCAAGCTCTGACGGAGTAAGTTCATTGGCCAGCCGCTCGGGGTGTACTTTGGCTTGAAACAAGACTTCATCGACAATCCAATTGCCAATCCCTGCTACGGTACTTTGGTCGAGAAGCACAGGCTTAATCGGAGACTTACGTTTTTGGATAGTTTCAGTCAATTGTTCCAAGGTAATTTCTAAACCATCGGGCGCAATTTTTTTTCGTTTCAAATAATCTTCTACGCTAGAAACGAGTCCAATGCGTTCAAATTTTCGAGGGCAAATAAAGCCCAAATTGAAGCCCGAACGAAAGACAAAAACGATGCGTGCGTGGCGAGGCCGAGGCAACGACGAATGATAATACTCCAAATCGCCCGTCATCCCAAAATGAAGATGTAGCGTATGTCCCCCGTCAGTCAACGCAAACATATTTTTGCCCACCCGCCGAGTAGCCACAAACGACTGTCCCACAAGTGTTTCAGTGAGTGTGGCATAGTCGGTCGTAAGTAGTTTTCGGTCTTCTACCTCAATGGCCTCTATGGCTTGGTGAAGAGAAGTGGCTTCAAAATAATGGCGGTAGGTTTCGACTTCAGGTAGCTCAGGCATGGTTAACTCGCATTAGGTTTGGTTTAGTAACTATTTTTGACACCTATTTGATTTCGTTTGGCCCTGCTTTTGATGAGGTTTTTGGCCTAAAAGCGCACTTAGTGTCAAATCACCAATCTACTTCGTACCTTTGCAGAATCAACCTCTGATATTAGCTGCAAATGAAGTTTGAAGATTATCACATCTCTGGCGTTGTAAAACAAAACCTCGAAAAACTAGGTTTTCGCCGCCCCACTGACATCCAATACAAAGCGATTCCGTCGATTTTGAAAGGAGAAGATGTATTGGCCATTGCTCAAACGGGAACGGGAAAAACGGCCGCTTTTGCGATTCCGATTCTTCATTTGCTCCACGAGCGCAAACGCAATTCTCGCCGCCCTGACGGCGTAAAATGCGTGGTCATGGTGCCTACGCACGAGTTAGCGCTACAAATCACGGAGGTATTTGAACGCCTTGGCAAAGGAAGCGACGTAAAAACGTTGGCGTTGTTTGGCGGAGTAGCCCAAGATCCGCAAATCGCCCGCCTCGACAAGGGTATGGACATTGTGGTAGC contains:
- a CDS encoding Fpg/Nei family DNA glycosylase, producing MPELPEVETYRHYFEATSLHQAIEAIEVEDRKLLTTDYATLTETLVGQSFVATRRVGKNMFALTDGGHTLHLHFGMTGDLEYYHSSLPRPRHARIVFVFRSGFNLGFICPRKFERIGLVSSVEDYLKRKKIAPDGLEITLEQLTETIQKRKSPIKPVLLDQSTVAGIGNWIVDEVLFQAKVHPERLANELTPSELERIHSAIGFVLRTAIEHEANYGLFPRSFLIHAREWDASPFEHPDQHKRCPEGHADIAQTRVGGRATYFCPVCQVIP
- the rplU gene encoding 50S ribosomal protein L21, which gives rise to MYAIVEIAGQQFKVEEGQEIFTNRLAGDLDAALVFDKVLLVDNAGAISVGAPTVNGASVKATIVEHLKGEKVIVFRKKRRKGYEKKNGHRQALTKVKIDAILA